A single window of Rhipicephalus microplus isolate Deutch F79 chromosome 5, USDA_Rmic, whole genome shotgun sequence DNA harbors:
- the LOC119174925 gene encoding lysozyme c-1-like: MQFLCLALFALLSLANAKVYGRCELASILVRNGIPRSKVPDWVCLAQAESALNSKAVNRNRNRSIDYGIFQINNGYWCSPGRHNECKVSCSALKSDNTGPSIKCAKLIYKRHGFNAWYGWKRKCKGKKLSSYVKGCRY; the protein is encoded by the exons ATGCAGTTTCTCTGTCTTGCGCTGTTCGCCCTGCTGAGCTTGGCCAACGCCAAGGTGTACGGCCGCTGTGAGCTTGCTTCGATTCTCGTGCGCAATGGGATCCCCAGAAGTAAAGTACCCGACT GGGTCTGTTTGGCACAGGCGGAGAGCGCTCTGAATTCAAAGGCTGTCAACAGGAACCGGAACCGTAGCATCGACTATGGCATTTTTCAG ATCAACAATGGCTATTGGTGCAGTCCGGGACGGCACAACGAATGCAAGGTCTCATGTTCCG CCTTGAAGTCGGATAACACCGGCCCGTCCATCAAGTGCGCAAAGCTAATCTACAAAAGACACGGATTCAATGCATG GTACGGATGGAAGCGCAAGTGCAAGGGAAAGAAGCTCTCGTCCTACGTCAAGGGATGCCGGTATTGA